One genomic window of Mercenaria mercenaria strain notata chromosome 2, MADL_Memer_1, whole genome shotgun sequence includes the following:
- the LOC128555192 gene encoding forkhead box protein K2-like isoform X2, translating into MSVQQPSENDVWALLSLKSAPASPSKIQWAPEPRGTSIARLEGRDFKFDMHKTRVTIGRNSSKGEVDVNMGHSSFISRVHLEITFEHPNFFMKCNGKNGVFIDGIFQRKGAPPLQLPRSCVLRFPSTNIKISFQSLVEEDVTQPSNPPPPPASPPKKKVLPPLKINIPEPNSSIQNSPCPSPTGTISAANSCPTSPRAGSAHRLIGMSDIQMAALTAAAQHHRQEAEKVVESSSIVQTPPSATSEISVRDESKPPYSYAQLIVQAITSAVDRQLTLSGIYAYITKNYPYYRNADKGWQNSIRHNLSLNRYFVKVARSQEEPGKGSFWRIDPASEAKLTAQAFRRRRQRGVPCFRAPFGGLSSRSAPASPSHMSGMYTPDSLSREGSPIPEDELSQQMVIQQQQQQQIALSSAAGQRSQPMLPPSAEELRLSQSTTASPANNMLQGSGAFNPVTITTSSNMKVGAALHQLPSVISKPKVIVTNGTQVMLNGPTGLTALANGATHVEVKKDPSSQNPALAEKLQAVVPISSGQMVRPVTLVANLSGQLQGPGGGGGGQPTQLSTGGLPGGATQQQLAAAAQASQQATSQQIAAAVQAGQQATPQQLAAAAQAGQQAAHQLMSALAAQNTAVSAPAGVSVYSQVAQSPVAGQQPLTLISQSGVHLVQQALSQSSPNTQSVSLHQLQQHLQQQQQQQQQQQQQQQQQQQIVSNLATQQPVLVTALTNAPVSIATKRALEDHIKIENIKDEPCDKQVKLEPSGVGE; encoded by the exons ATGTCTGTACAACAACCTTCAGAAAACGATGTCTGGGCTCTGCTGTCGCTCAAGTCAGCGCCAGCGAGTCCCTCAAAGATTCAATGGGCTCCAGAACCGCGTGGAACTTCAATAGCACGATTGGAAGGAAGGGATTTCAAGTTTGATATGCACAAAACACGCGTTACAATTGGCCGCAACAGTAGCAAGGGCGAAGTTGATGTGAACATGGGACATTCAAGTTTCATATCTAGAGTTCATTTAGAAATAACATTTGAGCATCctaattttttcatgaaatgtaatggAAAGAATGGAGTTTTCATTGATGGCATATTCCAGCGGAAAGGAGCACCGCCTCTGCAGCTTCCAAGATC atgtGTATTGCGCTTTCCTAGCACAAACATCAAGATTAGTTTCCAGTCATTAGTAGAAGAAGATGTCACTCAGCCAAGtaatcccccacccccacctgCAAGTCCACCAAAGAAAAAAGTTCTGCCACCATTGAAGATTAACATCCCTGAACCAAATAGTAGCATACAGAATAGTCCATGTCCTTCACCAACAGGAACAATAAG TGCTGCAAATTCTTGCCCGACAAGTCCTCGTGCCGGTTCCGCACATCGTTTGATTGGTATGTCAGACATACAGATGGCAGCACTGACAGCAGCTGCCCAGCACCATCGGCAGGAGGCAGAAAAAGTAGTGGAAAGCTCTAGCATAGTTCAGACTCCTCCCTCAGCTACATCAGAAATCAGTGTTAGAGATGAATCAAAACCGCCATACTCTTATGCACAGTTAATAGTTCAGGCAATAACTTCAGCTGTAGATAGACAATTGACATTAAGTGGAATTTATGCTTATATTACAAAGAATTACCCATATTATAGAAATGCTGATAAAGGCTGGCAA AACTCCATCCGTCACAACTTGTCATTGAATAGATATTTTGTAAAAGTAGCTAGATCACAGGAAGAGCCGGGGAAGGGGTCATTTTGGAGAATTGATCCTGCTTCAGAAGCCAAATTAACTGCACAGGCATTTCGGCGGCGGAGACAGAGAGGAGTGCCATGTTTCAGGGCCCCATTTGGGGGTCTCTCTTCCAG atCTGCTCCAGCTTCTCCTAGTCACATGAGTGGAATGTATACACCAGATAGCTTATCTCGAGAAGGCAGTCCAATCCCAGAGGATGAACTGTCCCAGCAAATGGTCATCCAGCAGCAACAGCAACAGCAGATTGCATTGTCATCTGCTGCAGGTCAGAGATCACAACCGATGCTACCTCCATCAGCAGAAGAATTAAGGTTAAGTCAGTCCACTACAGCATCACCTGCAAACAATATGTTGCAAG GTTCTGGTGCTTTTAACCCAGTCACAATCACTACATCAAGTAACATGAAAGTAGGTGCCGCCCTTCATCAGTTACCATCTGTCATTAGTAAACCCAAGGTCATCGTCACAAATGGTACACAGGTCATGTTAAATGGACCCACTGGTCTTACAGCTTTGGCTAATGGTGCAACACATGTTGAAGTAAAAAAAGATCCATCCTCACAAAACCCAG CTCTTGCGGAAAAGTTACAAGCAGTAGTCCCAATATCCTCTGGTCAGATGGTTCGGCCTGTAACTCTTGTGGCCAATCTGTCGGGTCAGCTGCAAGGTCCGGGTGGAGGAGGAGGGGGTCAGCCTACACAGCTATCGACTGGAGGTCTGCCAGGTGGAGCTACTCAGCAGCAACTGGCTGCTGCAGCTCAGGCAAGTCAGCAGGCTACTTCCCAGCAAATAGCAGCTGCGGTACAGGCTGGTCAACAAGCTACACCCCAGCAACTAGCAGCTGCTGCACAGGCCGGTCAACAAGCTGCACATCAGCTCATGTCAGCTCTTGCTGCACAGAATACAGCTGTATCAGCACCTGCTGGAGTCTCAGTTTATAGTCAG GTTGCACAGTCACCAGTGGCCGGTCAGCAGCCTCTCACTCTAATATCCCAGTCTGGAGTACATCTGGTACAACAGGCCTTATCTCAGTCCTCGCCTAACACACAATCTGTTAGTCTGCACCAGTTACAGCAACATctgcagcagcaacagcagcaacaacagcagcaacaacagcagcaacaacaacaacaacagatagTGAGCAATTTAGCAACTCAACAACCTGTTTTG
- the LOC128555192 gene encoding forkhead box protein K2-like isoform X1, which produces MSVQQPSENDVWALLSLKSAPASPSKIQWAPEPRGTSIARLEGRDFKFDMHKTRVTIGRNSSKGEVDVNMGHSSFISRVHLEITFEHPNFFMKCNGKNGVFIDGIFQRKGAPPLQLPRSCVLRFPSTNIKISFQSLVEEDVTQPSNPPPPPASPPKKKVLPPLKINIPEPNSSIQNSPCPSPTGTISAANSCPTSPRAGSAHRLIGMSDIQMAALTAAAQHHRQEAEKVVESSSIVQTPPSATSEISVRDESKPPYSYAQLIVQAITSAVDRQLTLSGIYAYITKNYPYYRNADKGWQNSIRHNLSLNRYFVKVARSQEEPGKGSFWRIDPASEAKLTAQAFRRRRQRGVPCFRAPFGGLSSRSAPASPSHMSGMYTPDSLSREGSPIPEDELSQQMVIQQQQQQQIALSSAAGQRSQPMLPPSAEELRLSQSTTASPANNMLQGSGAFNPVTITTSSNMKVGAALHQLPSVISKPKVIVTNGTQVMLNGPTGLTALANGATHVEVKKDPSSQNPGKRYFMFSSLAEKLQAVVPISSGQMVRPVTLVANLSGQLQGPGGGGGGQPTQLSTGGLPGGATQQQLAAAAQASQQATSQQIAAAVQAGQQATPQQLAAAAQAGQQAAHQLMSALAAQNTAVSAPAGVSVYSQVAQSPVAGQQPLTLISQSGVHLVQQALSQSSPNTQSVSLHQLQQHLQQQQQQQQQQQQQQQQQQQIVSNLATQQPVLVTALTNAPVSIATKRALEDHIKIENIKDEPCDKQVKLEPSGVGE; this is translated from the exons ATGTCTGTACAACAACCTTCAGAAAACGATGTCTGGGCTCTGCTGTCGCTCAAGTCAGCGCCAGCGAGTCCCTCAAAGATTCAATGGGCTCCAGAACCGCGTGGAACTTCAATAGCACGATTGGAAGGAAGGGATTTCAAGTTTGATATGCACAAAACACGCGTTACAATTGGCCGCAACAGTAGCAAGGGCGAAGTTGATGTGAACATGGGACATTCAAGTTTCATATCTAGAGTTCATTTAGAAATAACATTTGAGCATCctaattttttcatgaaatgtaatggAAAGAATGGAGTTTTCATTGATGGCATATTCCAGCGGAAAGGAGCACCGCCTCTGCAGCTTCCAAGATC atgtGTATTGCGCTTTCCTAGCACAAACATCAAGATTAGTTTCCAGTCATTAGTAGAAGAAGATGTCACTCAGCCAAGtaatcccccacccccacctgCAAGTCCACCAAAGAAAAAAGTTCTGCCACCATTGAAGATTAACATCCCTGAACCAAATAGTAGCATACAGAATAGTCCATGTCCTTCACCAACAGGAACAATAAG TGCTGCAAATTCTTGCCCGACAAGTCCTCGTGCCGGTTCCGCACATCGTTTGATTGGTATGTCAGACATACAGATGGCAGCACTGACAGCAGCTGCCCAGCACCATCGGCAGGAGGCAGAAAAAGTAGTGGAAAGCTCTAGCATAGTTCAGACTCCTCCCTCAGCTACATCAGAAATCAGTGTTAGAGATGAATCAAAACCGCCATACTCTTATGCACAGTTAATAGTTCAGGCAATAACTTCAGCTGTAGATAGACAATTGACATTAAGTGGAATTTATGCTTATATTACAAAGAATTACCCATATTATAGAAATGCTGATAAAGGCTGGCAA AACTCCATCCGTCACAACTTGTCATTGAATAGATATTTTGTAAAAGTAGCTAGATCACAGGAAGAGCCGGGGAAGGGGTCATTTTGGAGAATTGATCCTGCTTCAGAAGCCAAATTAACTGCACAGGCATTTCGGCGGCGGAGACAGAGAGGAGTGCCATGTTTCAGGGCCCCATTTGGGGGTCTCTCTTCCAG atCTGCTCCAGCTTCTCCTAGTCACATGAGTGGAATGTATACACCAGATAGCTTATCTCGAGAAGGCAGTCCAATCCCAGAGGATGAACTGTCCCAGCAAATGGTCATCCAGCAGCAACAGCAACAGCAGATTGCATTGTCATCTGCTGCAGGTCAGAGATCACAACCGATGCTACCTCCATCAGCAGAAGAATTAAGGTTAAGTCAGTCCACTACAGCATCACCTGCAAACAATATGTTGCAAG GTTCTGGTGCTTTTAACCCAGTCACAATCACTACATCAAGTAACATGAAAGTAGGTGCCGCCCTTCATCAGTTACCATCTGTCATTAGTAAACCCAAGGTCATCGTCACAAATGGTACACAGGTCATGTTAAATGGACCCACTGGTCTTACAGCTTTGGCTAATGGTGCAACACATGTTGAAGTAAAAAAAGATCCATCCTCACAAAACCCAG GAAAAAGATACTTCATGTTTTCAT CTCTTGCGGAAAAGTTACAAGCAGTAGTCCCAATATCCTCTGGTCAGATGGTTCGGCCTGTAACTCTTGTGGCCAATCTGTCGGGTCAGCTGCAAGGTCCGGGTGGAGGAGGAGGGGGTCAGCCTACACAGCTATCGACTGGAGGTCTGCCAGGTGGAGCTACTCAGCAGCAACTGGCTGCTGCAGCTCAGGCAAGTCAGCAGGCTACTTCCCAGCAAATAGCAGCTGCGGTACAGGCTGGTCAACAAGCTACACCCCAGCAACTAGCAGCTGCTGCACAGGCCGGTCAACAAGCTGCACATCAGCTCATGTCAGCTCTTGCTGCACAGAATACAGCTGTATCAGCACCTGCTGGAGTCTCAGTTTATAGTCAG GTTGCACAGTCACCAGTGGCCGGTCAGCAGCCTCTCACTCTAATATCCCAGTCTGGAGTACATCTGGTACAACAGGCCTTATCTCAGTCCTCGCCTAACACACAATCTGTTAGTCTGCACCAGTTACAGCAACATctgcagcagcaacagcagcaacaacagcagcaacaacagcagcaacaacaacaacaacagatagTGAGCAATTTAGCAACTCAACAACCTGTTTTG
- the LOC128555192 gene encoding forkhead box protein K2-like isoform X3 has translation MSVQQPSENDVWALLSLKSAPASPSKIQWAPEPRGTSIARLEGRDFKFDMHKTRVTIGRNSSKGEVDVNMGHSSFISRVHLEITFEHPNFFMKCNGKNGVFIDGIFQRKGAPPLQLPRSCVLRFPSTNIKISFQSLVEEDVTQPSNPPPPPASPPKKKVLPPLKINIPEPNSSIQNSPCPSPTGTISAANSCPTSPRAGSAHRLIGMSDIQMAALTAAAQHHRQEAEKVVESSSIVQTPPSATSEISVRDESKPPYSYAQLIVQAITSAVDRQLTLSGIYAYITKNYPYYRNADKGWQNSIRHNLSLNRYFVKVARSQEEPGKGSFWRIDPASEAKLTAQAFRRRRQRGVPCFRAPFGGLSSRSAPASPSHMSGMYTPDSLSREGSPIPEDELSQQMVIQQQQQQQIALSSAAGQRSQPMLPPSAEELRLSQSTTASPANNMLQGSGAFNPVTITTSSNMKVGAALHQLPSVISKPKVIVTNGTQVMLNGPTGLTALANGATHVEVKKDPSSQNPGKRYFMFSSLAEKLQAVVPISSGQMVRPVTLVANLSGQLQGPGGGGGGQPTQLSTGGLPGGATQQQLAAAAQASQQATSQQIAAAVQAGQQATPQQLAAAAQAGQQAAHQLMSALAAQNTAVSAPAGVSVYSQVAQSPVAGQQPLTLISQSGVHLVQQALSQSSPNTQSVSLHQLQQHLQQQQQQQQQQQQQQQQQQQIVTALTNAPVSIATKRALEDHIKIENIKDEPCDKQVKLEPSGVGE, from the exons ATGTCTGTACAACAACCTTCAGAAAACGATGTCTGGGCTCTGCTGTCGCTCAAGTCAGCGCCAGCGAGTCCCTCAAAGATTCAATGGGCTCCAGAACCGCGTGGAACTTCAATAGCACGATTGGAAGGAAGGGATTTCAAGTTTGATATGCACAAAACACGCGTTACAATTGGCCGCAACAGTAGCAAGGGCGAAGTTGATGTGAACATGGGACATTCAAGTTTCATATCTAGAGTTCATTTAGAAATAACATTTGAGCATCctaattttttcatgaaatgtaatggAAAGAATGGAGTTTTCATTGATGGCATATTCCAGCGGAAAGGAGCACCGCCTCTGCAGCTTCCAAGATC atgtGTATTGCGCTTTCCTAGCACAAACATCAAGATTAGTTTCCAGTCATTAGTAGAAGAAGATGTCACTCAGCCAAGtaatcccccacccccacctgCAAGTCCACCAAAGAAAAAAGTTCTGCCACCATTGAAGATTAACATCCCTGAACCAAATAGTAGCATACAGAATAGTCCATGTCCTTCACCAACAGGAACAATAAG TGCTGCAAATTCTTGCCCGACAAGTCCTCGTGCCGGTTCCGCACATCGTTTGATTGGTATGTCAGACATACAGATGGCAGCACTGACAGCAGCTGCCCAGCACCATCGGCAGGAGGCAGAAAAAGTAGTGGAAAGCTCTAGCATAGTTCAGACTCCTCCCTCAGCTACATCAGAAATCAGTGTTAGAGATGAATCAAAACCGCCATACTCTTATGCACAGTTAATAGTTCAGGCAATAACTTCAGCTGTAGATAGACAATTGACATTAAGTGGAATTTATGCTTATATTACAAAGAATTACCCATATTATAGAAATGCTGATAAAGGCTGGCAA AACTCCATCCGTCACAACTTGTCATTGAATAGATATTTTGTAAAAGTAGCTAGATCACAGGAAGAGCCGGGGAAGGGGTCATTTTGGAGAATTGATCCTGCTTCAGAAGCCAAATTAACTGCACAGGCATTTCGGCGGCGGAGACAGAGAGGAGTGCCATGTTTCAGGGCCCCATTTGGGGGTCTCTCTTCCAG atCTGCTCCAGCTTCTCCTAGTCACATGAGTGGAATGTATACACCAGATAGCTTATCTCGAGAAGGCAGTCCAATCCCAGAGGATGAACTGTCCCAGCAAATGGTCATCCAGCAGCAACAGCAACAGCAGATTGCATTGTCATCTGCTGCAGGTCAGAGATCACAACCGATGCTACCTCCATCAGCAGAAGAATTAAGGTTAAGTCAGTCCACTACAGCATCACCTGCAAACAATATGTTGCAAG GTTCTGGTGCTTTTAACCCAGTCACAATCACTACATCAAGTAACATGAAAGTAGGTGCCGCCCTTCATCAGTTACCATCTGTCATTAGTAAACCCAAGGTCATCGTCACAAATGGTACACAGGTCATGTTAAATGGACCCACTGGTCTTACAGCTTTGGCTAATGGTGCAACACATGTTGAAGTAAAAAAAGATCCATCCTCACAAAACCCAG GAAAAAGATACTTCATGTTTTCAT CTCTTGCGGAAAAGTTACAAGCAGTAGTCCCAATATCCTCTGGTCAGATGGTTCGGCCTGTAACTCTTGTGGCCAATCTGTCGGGTCAGCTGCAAGGTCCGGGTGGAGGAGGAGGGGGTCAGCCTACACAGCTATCGACTGGAGGTCTGCCAGGTGGAGCTACTCAGCAGCAACTGGCTGCTGCAGCTCAGGCAAGTCAGCAGGCTACTTCCCAGCAAATAGCAGCTGCGGTACAGGCTGGTCAACAAGCTACACCCCAGCAACTAGCAGCTGCTGCACAGGCCGGTCAACAAGCTGCACATCAGCTCATGTCAGCTCTTGCTGCACAGAATACAGCTGTATCAGCACCTGCTGGAGTCTCAGTTTATAGTCAG GTTGCACAGTCACCAGTGGCCGGTCAGCAGCCTCTCACTCTAATATCCCAGTCTGGAGTACATCTGGTACAACAGGCCTTATCTCAGTCCTCGCCTAACACACAATCTGTTAGTCTGCACCAGTTACAGCAACATctgcagcagcaacagcagcaacaacagcagcaacaacagcagcaacaacaacaacaacagata